The Heliorestis convoluta genome includes the window GTTGTTCGGCGATATTGTAAAAAGGCTTACCGTAATACCCAATAAATAGCTTGAAACCGGGTTGTAAAGCCCGGTTTCAGATTGCCATTCTTCTCGAATCTTCTTGCATTAGCCCTATATGGAAATAACAAAAATTCTGTTTTTGTTAGCGAAAGAAAACGATGCCATTGCCAGATGGCAGAGCAATCAAGATGAAATACCGCCGATTTTAACCCTTTAATTGAAACCGTGTCATCATTCTATCAAGTTCTAAGGCCATTAAACTGAGTCCTTTGGCTGCATCGGCAAGCTCTTTCATCGATTTGGACTGATCTTGGGTGGAACCAGACATGACTTCTGTGGCGGCAGTGTTTTGCTCAATGATGGCGATGAGATTTTCTGTTCGCTTAAGAACTTCCTGGGATGTTTTTTTCACAATACCAACAGCGTTGATAACTTGATCAATGTCGATATTTACATTCTTAAGGTCTATAAAAACAGCTTGGAAGGCCTCGCCAGCTTGTCCTACGAGCTGGGCACCTTCTTCGGCTTCCTTGTGACTGTTTTGCATCATAATAACAGCCCTATCCGTTTGCTTCTGAATTTCTTGAATGAGAAGGCTCACTTCCTGTGCTGACAAAGCAGACTGCTCGGCCAATTTTCTCACTTCGTCGGCTACAACGGCAAAGCCAAGTCCGTTGGTGCCAGCACGCGCCGCCTCGATGGCCGCATTTAAGGCCAAAAGGTTCGTCTGCCTAGCTATAGTCTGGATAACTTGAACGATTTCACCAGCTTTTTCTGTTTTGGAAGCCAGTGTATGAACCGTATCAGTTCCTTGGTCGACGGACTGTTGTAAGCGATCCATCTGAAGCATAGCATTTTTTACAGTCTCATCTCCTGTCATTGCATGCGTCAAGGCATTGCTAGCACATTGATTGAGGGTGGTCATACTTCCTGTTACATCTTGCATTTCACCCATGATCCGATCGACCGTGGAAACGACGTTGCTCAAATCTACCTGGCTTTGTTCTGCTTGTTGAGCAATGCCATTGGAAGCGTCTGTAATCTCTTGAGAAGATAAAGCTAAGTGGGTTGTCTCTTTTTCCAATTGAAGCGACGACTGATGCAGTTGGTTCGAGGTATTATGTAGTCTTTGTACGATGTCTCGCCAAGTACGGATCAAGTTGTTCATGGATTTGTTCATCTGACCAAGTTCATCAATCCGGTTCGTAGCAGGCAGCTCCACATTCAAATTCCCCTCCGTTAGGGATTGAAGTACATTCACACTTTCTTGCAGAGGCTTGGTGATAAGCCGTCGTAAAAGAAAGAAAATCAGACCGAAAATGACAATTGTAGCGATGAGTCCGGTAGTTAAGATAAGCTTTAAATGGTTCTCTATTGAGAGAATCATGCTCTCTTTTGGAATTAAGACACTGATTCCGCCCCGTAGTTCCCCTACGGTGTAGCCTTCTTTGGCATAACCAGTAATGTCGATTTCCCCCGGAGGACCTCCATGGCAACTGAGACAACTTTCGTTAATAGGAAGGGGTACGATATATCGATAATAGAGAGTATCGTCGATCTGGTCGTTACCATAAAGTTCTTTCAAATCGGGATTGGTAAGAAATTGCTCCAAACTTTTTATTTCCCATTCATCGGGGGCGTTGCTTGAATTTCGATATTCCAAGCTGGTCTGTCGGACCTTGGTTTCGGAATTCTTGTTAAACTCAGTGGCAATCAAATAGGCGGCACGAGCCGGGTTCAGCCCTTTAAACTCGTAGTTTCCTTTTGAATCATGATTGATCCGGTCCTGATGAAGTGCAAAAAAGCTTCGTTGGGCGATAACTTGGGCCGTCAACAATCGAGCCTGTTCGAGGAGTTGCTTTTCGCCTTCTTTCATCAAGTCATGATATACAAGAATGATAGCAGCTCCGAGAAATAGGGAAATGACGAGAATGAGGGTCACAATGAATCGCAAAGCTACGTTAGAGCGAATGTACTGGATCATGCTGCGCCCCCTCGATTATTCTATTCAGTTGCTGTGGTAGTACTAACTTGCACGATTGACATTGCACTTTTCGTCCACTGTACAACTTTCACGGAATGACCTAAAAGTTTACTGTAATATTACTGTATTGATTAAAAAGATAGCATACTTCATCGAGTTTAACAAGAAAGATATAAGCGGAACCGAGTGTAAATAATTGGCCATTGTTGATTTCGAGCAAAAGCAAGAAATAAAGTTTAAAAACAAAAACAAGCAATCATTAATATTTTTAATTTATAAGTTTAATTTCTATTATATCATTGAAAAATCAAATAATAATAAGCATTTGCCAAAAAAATAACTACCATAAATAAGTCAACTCAGGTAAAATATATTAGAAACCTAAAGTAGAGCTACCAATAAGGAGAAAAATATGGGGGAAAAGTTTTCGCATAGTAATCCAGTCCTCGCCTCTATGCCTTACGGTTATGCCTTGCATAAAGCAATTTTTGATTCAAATAATCAAATTGTTGATTATATATTTATAGAAGTGAACAAGGCCTTTGAAGATATAACGAACTTACAAAGCCAGGAACTCGTCAATAAAAGAGCTAGTGGAGTTTTTCACAAAGATAACGTCTTTAATTTTGTACAACCACTACAGAAAAGAAAGCTCAAAAAGCATTCAGGACACTCAGATACCTTTGAAATATACTACAAGAAGGAAAACAAGTGGTTTCAAGTAGAGTTGTTTTTTACCAGTTCGCAGCATTTTGCTGTAACCTTTCATGATATTAGTACGGCAAAGAAAAATGAAATCTATAAAGAAGTGATCGAAAGACAACAAGAGATGGTTTGTCGCTATTTACCCGATACGACGCTGACTTTTGTGAATGAAGCTTACTGTAACCACTTTGGTTTTTCTGAAGAAGAGTTGCTCGGGAAAAAGTTTCTTTTTTTATTTCCCGAAGAAGCCCATGAGCCAATACTGAATAATATAGAAAATATTATTAAGAATAAATCTAAAATCACTTGTGAACATCTCACGGCCTTGCCACAAAGCAATCAAAAGAGGTGGCAAAAGTGGATAAACTACCCTCTTTTTGATAGTAACAACGAAGTTGTAGAGTTTCTCACAGCAGGGATAGACATTACGGCACAGAAAGAAGCAGAGTTATCCTTAAAGCTTCGTGAATCTTTGCTAGAGGCAGTCAATGTGACAGCAGAAAAACTTTTAAAATGTCATGAGTGGGAACAAGTCGTACCTCAAGCACTTCGTCAACTTGGAGAAATCACCGATGTAAGTCGTATCATTTTGTTCAAAAAGATGGTTACCGAGGATGGGAAAGAAGATTTACAATTGCACTGTGAGTGGCACAAGCCAACGCTTGCGCCTCTTGTAACAACGAGTGAATCTTTTAGGAAGCAGTGGCAATCTGTCGAACAAGCCGAATGGTACAGCTTCTTAACCAAAAATCACATTATTAACAAACAAGTCGAAGAACTACCCCCTTCTGTACAAGCTTTTTTTCGAGAAAAAGGCGTAAAAACAGTGCTCATAGCACCTATTTTTGTAGAGCGGCAATGGTGGGGAGGTCTGAGCTTTGAACAACAAATAGATTCTAGAGAATGGTCGGAGTCAGAAATTGATGTAATCGCAATTTTTACCAGCCTTCTAGGTGCTGCTATGGAACGAATGCAGGTAGAAAAGCGGCTTGTCCAAGCCAAGGAAGAGGCCGACCGAGCGAACAAAGCGAAGTCAGATTTTCTTGCTACCATCAGCCACGAAATACGAACACCCATTCATGGAATTATGGGCATGGCCGACTTAGCGCGAATGACCGATTTATCGGAGCAACAACAAAACTATATCAAGACCATTCTCCAGTCATCACAAACGTTGCTCGATATTATCAATGATATCTTAGACTATAGCAAAATCGAATCAAAGACACTTCAAATACGAGAAAAAGTCTTGAACCTACCAGCTTTACTCAACGAAGTATTTCAAATTTTCCTGCCGACAAAATTTGAAAAAGACGTAGACTTGATCTTGTCGCTTCCTTCTAATATACCAACGATTTGTCTCGGTGACCCTCTTCGAATTCGTCAAATCTTGCTTAATCTTTTAGGCAATGCTGTGAAGTTTACGGAAAAGGGCTCCGTGTCCTTACAACTTTCCTGTCCAGAAAAAACATATTTGCCTGGAGAAATTGTACCTATTGAAATCACAGTTACCGATACAGGCATTGGCATACCCCATGACCGACTAGAGAGTATCTTTGCTGCTTTTGCGCAAATAGACAGTTCCATGGGGCGAAATTATGAAGGCACCGGCCTTGGCTTAGCTATCTCGAAAAAATTAGCCCAGCTTATGGGGGGATCTATTTCTGTTGAAAGTGAAATCGACCAAGGAAGCACTTTCCGCTTGCAACTGCCTTTGAAGGTTGTAGAAGTAGAAGAGAGCGACGCAAAGGAAGGTTCAGTTTCGAAAAAAGAAGAAGATCTGAAAGTAGAGATTGATAGTACGATCACCACGAAGAAAGATTTCGAATCTTCTTTAGAACAGGAAGAAAGAAAAAGTTCAAGGTATAATCATACGATTTTAATTACAGAAGACAACCCAGTGAACATGATGATTGCCAGAGAACGAGTTAGAAAGTTAGGCTATAAAGTAATAGAAGCACGAAATGGCATCGAAGCTGTAGAGCAGTTCTTAAACGAATCGATTGATTTGATTTTTATGGACTTACACATGCCGGACATGGACGGCATGGAAGCAACTCGTATCATTCGGAAAATCACAGAACGGGAAAAGCGTAGAGAAGTTCCCATAATAGCGCTTACTGCCGATGCGATGAAAGGCAACCGAGAAAAATGCCTAGCCGCTGGCATGGATGACTATATTACCAAACCGTTCAAGCGAGAAGATATTGAAAAAGCCATAGCTTGTTACTTATAAGAACACAGAAACACAGGGGACTTGGACCTCCTGTGTTTATTTTTATGTATCCAGTAATGCTAGGTTAGGAGACTTTTTGACACTCTTTTTAATTGGATGAGATTGTGCATTGCTGCGCTTTCTAGGCAACGATACAATGAAAAAGATAAACTTGCCTAGTCAGGAACATACAGTTTGCGGAGAGAGGGGTGCCTTCATGGCAAGCTCAGTTTACGACAGCGATTTCTATAAAGACGTTGAAACCAAAGTACAAGATCTTATCAACAAATACAGCAAAATGTTATCATCTCAAACCATTAATAGCCCCCGCTCTATTGGCGATTCACTGCAAGATATTTTAAGTGATGAATTTCAAGCCATCTTAGGAGATAAATGCAAAGACTTCTCCACCAGTGTAACACGTCGCTCCCTAGAAGATCTGAAATTCACAGATACAGAAGGCTATACCCACTGGGTCGATGTCAAAACCCATAACCTAGATACCAAGTTCAGCATGCCCAATCTTATCTCAGTAAAGAGACTGGCCGAATTGTACAAAGAGGATTCGAACTATTTTGCCTTGCTGCTTATCGATTATAAAGTACAGCAAGGCAAACTAGAGGTTACGAAAGTAATGTTCTTTCCCATTGAGTTTTTGTCTTGGGAGTCCATGTCCATTGGTGCTTTAGGGTGGGGTCAGTTGCAAATCACCGATTCCAACCGGGTGAAGATATTGGACCAGAATTGCAGAGAGAAGTGGATTGGGGAGTTCAAAACAAATGTATTACGATTTTATCGGAATGAGATGAACAAGATTGGGCAGCGTGTGACTTATTTTGAGGCGCTCTAGGTCTCTCACAATAAAAAACAAAAGTTACCAAGAAAAGGGGTTCTAACCAAGAGTGTTGATAGGCCGTTGCAATTGTATTTCATTGGGACATTTCGTTGCGAAGATATAAAGCCTTTGGAGAATACTTCTGCGTGAAAAGCAAAAAATACGAAAAAAGCAATAACACAGTGAAAGGTGCTTTTCGATGGAAGAAAAAATCTTACGCGTGAACATGGCCAAGGGAACGGCTCAAGAAGAGCCTGTGCCGCCTTCTTACCAAAGCCTAGGAGGGCGAGCGCTAACGTCCAAAATCATTCTCGATGAAGTGGAACCAACCTGTCATCCCCTGGGCAAACAAAACAAACTCGTCATCGCCGCTGGCATCTTATCAGGGACCAAATGCCCCAATTCAGGCCGCCTCTCTATCGGTGGCAAAAGCCCTTTAACCAACGGTATTAAAGAAGCCAATGCAGGCACTCCTATTTCCCACCAATTGGCCAGTCTTGGTTACAAAGCCATTGTTGTAGAAGAAGCACCAGAAGGAGAAGAACAATATCTACTCTATCTCTCTGAAGAAGGTGCACGCTTAGAACCAGCCGGTGACATAGCGGGTCTAGGCACTTACGATCTGAACAGCCGCCTACGAGAGCGCTATCATGAGAAAATTTACGTGCTTTGCATTGGACCTGCTGGAGAAAAGCTCATGCGCAATGCAGGCATATCCTGTAATGATCCTGAAGGCGGCCCTGGTCGCTTTGCCGGTCGCGGTGGCCTTGGTGCACTAATGGGCTCTAAAAAGCTAAAAGCCATCATCTTCGATACGAGCAAGATTTTCCACGCACCCATTCAAGAGAAAGAAAAATTCAGCGAAGCCTCGAAGAAGTTTGCTAAAATCCTCCGTGATAATCCCATCAGCGGTGAAGGCCTACCCAAATACGGAACCAATGTCTTAATGAACTTGGTGAATGAAGCAGGCGCCTTGCCAACGAAAAATTTTCGCTATGGAACTTTTGAGGGTGCCGACAA containing:
- a CDS encoding methyl-accepting chemotaxis protein, with protein sequence MIQYIRSNVALRFIVTLILVISLFLGAAIILVYHDLMKEGEKQLLEQARLLTAQVIAQRSFFALHQDRINHDSKGNYEFKGLNPARAAYLIATEFNKNSETKVRQTSLEYRNSSNAPDEWEIKSLEQFLTNPDLKELYGNDQIDDTLYYRYIVPLPINESCLSCHGGPPGEIDITGYAKEGYTVGELRGGISVLIPKESMILSIENHLKLILTTGLIATIVIFGLIFFLLRRLITKPLQESVNVLQSLTEGNLNVELPATNRIDELGQMNKSMNNLIRTWRDIVQRLHNTSNQLHQSSLQLEKETTHLALSSQEITDASNGIAQQAEQSQVDLSNVVSTVDRIMGEMQDVTGSMTTLNQCASNALTHAMTGDETVKNAMLQMDRLQQSVDQGTDTVHTLASKTEKAGEIVQVIQTIARQTNLLALNAAIEAARAGTNGLGFAVVADEVRKLAEQSALSAQEVSLLIQEIQKQTDRAVIMMQNSHKEAEEGAQLVGQAGEAFQAVFIDLKNVNIDIDQVINAVGIVKKTSQEVLKRTENLIAIIEQNTAATEVMSGSTQDQSKSMKELADAAKGLSLMALELDRMMTRFQLKG
- a CDS encoding ATP-binding protein gives rise to the protein MGEKFSHSNPVLASMPYGYALHKAIFDSNNQIVDYIFIEVNKAFEDITNLQSQELVNKRASGVFHKDNVFNFVQPLQKRKLKKHSGHSDTFEIYYKKENKWFQVELFFTSSQHFAVTFHDISTAKKNEIYKEVIERQQEMVCRYLPDTTLTFVNEAYCNHFGFSEEELLGKKFLFLFPEEAHEPILNNIENIIKNKSKITCEHLTALPQSNQKRWQKWINYPLFDSNNEVVEFLTAGIDITAQKEAELSLKLRESLLEAVNVTAEKLLKCHEWEQVVPQALRQLGEITDVSRIILFKKMVTEDGKEDLQLHCEWHKPTLAPLVTTSESFRKQWQSVEQAEWYSFLTKNHIINKQVEELPPSVQAFFREKGVKTVLIAPIFVERQWWGGLSFEQQIDSREWSESEIDVIAIFTSLLGAAMERMQVEKRLVQAKEEADRANKAKSDFLATISHEIRTPIHGIMGMADLARMTDLSEQQQNYIKTILQSSQTLLDIINDILDYSKIESKTLQIREKVLNLPALLNEVFQIFLPTKFEKDVDLILSLPSNIPTICLGDPLRIRQILLNLLGNAVKFTEKGSVSLQLSCPEKTYLPGEIVPIEITVTDTGIGIPHDRLESIFAAFAQIDSSMGRNYEGTGLGLAISKKLAQLMGGSISVESEIDQGSTFRLQLPLKVVEVEESDAKEGSVSKKEEDLKVEIDSTITTKKDFESSLEQEERKSSRYNHTILITEDNPVNMMIARERVRKLGYKVIEARNGIEAVEQFLNESIDLIFMDLHMPDMDGMEATRIIRKITEREKRREVPIIALTADAMKGNREKCLAAGMDDYITKPFKREDIEKAIACYL